One window of the Lysobacter sp. S4-A87 genome contains the following:
- a CDS encoding alpha/beta hydrolase, with protein MSAHFPVHHRTVRADGVEFFYRESGDSASPTLLLIHGFPTSSHMYRRLLTELADEFHVIAPDLPGFGFTQIPDERAYVYTFDALGNSLQALVEALDMDRYILYVFDYGAPAGLRLALQLPERVAGIISQNGNAYLEGLGDAFGPTRQYWEHPTPENRNALRGILTLEGTRWQYEHGVADPTLLAPETWQLDHMLLQRPGNDEIQLDLFYDYRTNLTLYPRFQAFFREHRVPTLVIWGEHDPFFRPPGADAFLRDNPDARVELLDTGHFALETHAPHIMERIRETFGTRSRG; from the coding sequence ATGTCCGCTCATTTCCCGGTCCACCATCGCACCGTTCGCGCGGATGGCGTGGAGTTCTTCTATCGCGAATCGGGCGATTCCGCCTCGCCTACCCTCCTGCTCATCCACGGCTTCCCGACCAGTTCCCACATGTACCGGCGCCTGCTGACGGAACTTGCCGACGAGTTCCACGTCATCGCACCGGACCTACCTGGATTCGGTTTCACGCAGATTCCGGACGAGCGCGCCTACGTCTATACCTTTGACGCATTGGGCAACTCGCTGCAAGCCCTTGTCGAGGCACTGGACATGGACCGCTACATTCTCTACGTCTTCGACTACGGCGCGCCGGCAGGCTTGCGTCTGGCGCTGCAACTGCCCGAGCGCGTGGCGGGCATCATCAGCCAGAATGGAAATGCATACCTCGAAGGGCTGGGAGACGCCTTTGGACCCACGCGTCAGTACTGGGAACATCCTACGCCGGAGAATCGCAATGCCTTGCGGGGCATCCTCACCCTGGAGGGGACGCGCTGGCAATACGAACACGGCGTTGCCGACCCCACCCTCCTCGCACCGGAGACCTGGCAACTGGACCACATGCTCCTGCAGCGGCCGGGAAACGATGAGATCCAACTGGACCTGTTCTACGACTACCGGACCAACCTGACGCTCTATCCACGATTCCAGGCGTTCTTCCGGGAGCATCGTGTGCCGACACTGGTCATCTGGGGCGAACATGATCCGTTCTTCCGCCCTCCTGGTGCGGATGCGTTCCTGCGCGACAATCCAGACGCGCGCGTGGAGCTTCTGGATACCGGGCATTTCGCGCTGGAAACGCATGCGCCACACATCATGGAGCGAATACGAGAAACATTCGGTACGCGTTCTCGCGGGTGA
- a CDS encoding oxidoreductase, whose product MPCSHLFEPLRVGTLVLLNRLVIGPMCQYSADNGCMTDWHLIHLGHLALSGAGLLFIEVTAVLSEGRISPGDVGLWNEETASAMSLTIESIRRWSDVPIAIELSHAGRRGSVEAPWNGGMPIDGGSGRGWQRQAPSSLPYLSGNGAPRALDRTDLRQIREAFANAAVRATQAGVDSIQIHSAEGFLLHQFLSPRSNQRGDSYGGSLQNRMRFPLEVFDTVRDAVPSHYPVTVRLPAFDGAGSGWGIEQAATFAAQLQSRGCNAFHVTAGGLQPESPPAMRKEMVVVRAVKRVVTVPVIVTSLDPNYARVDAVVANGHVDAVALTRTILQSPRWPWNAARLLHASVETPVQYQHV is encoded by the coding sequence GTGCCCTGCTCCCATCTGTTCGAACCGTTGCGTGTTGGAACTCTGGTCCTTCTGAATCGCCTGGTCATCGGCCCCATGTGCCAGTACTCCGCGGACAACGGTTGCATGACCGACTGGCACCTGATCCATCTGGGGCACCTGGCACTGTCCGGTGCCGGGCTGCTCTTCATCGAAGTGACTGCGGTGCTGTCGGAAGGCCGCATCAGCCCAGGAGATGTGGGGCTGTGGAATGAGGAAACAGCATCGGCAATGAGCCTGACGATTGAAAGCATTCGGCGCTGGTCCGATGTGCCCATCGCAATCGAACTCAGCCATGCGGGTCGGCGTGGATCGGTGGAAGCGCCATGGAACGGGGGCATGCCCATTGACGGCGGAAGCGGTCGTGGATGGCAGCGACAGGCCCCCTCGTCCCTGCCCTATCTCTCCGGCAATGGCGCGCCGCGAGCACTCGATCGCACCGACCTGCGGCAGATCCGAGAGGCCTTCGCAAACGCGGCGGTGCGTGCCACGCAGGCGGGCGTGGATTCGATCCAGATCCATTCCGCAGAGGGGTTCCTGCTGCATCAGTTCCTGTCACCAAGATCGAACCAGCGGGGCGATTCCTATGGCGGTTCCTTGCAGAATCGGATGCGTTTCCCCCTGGAGGTGTTCGACACGGTTCGCGACGCAGTGCCCTCGCACTACCCGGTGACGGTCCGGCTGCCGGCCTTCGATGGTGCGGGGAGCGGCTGGGGCATCGAACAGGCAGCGACCTTCGCCGCTCAACTGCAAAGTCGCGGCTGCAATGCGTTCCACGTCACCGCAGGCGGACTGCAACCCGAATCCCCTCCGGCGATGCGAAAGGAGATGGTCGTGGTGCGCGCCGTGAAGCGTGTCGTGACGGTTCCGGTGATCGTCACCAGTCTCGATCCGAACTATGCGCGCGTCGATGCCGTCGTCGCCAACGGGCATGTCGATGCCGTGGCACTGACCCGGACGATCCTGCAGTCACCACGATGGCCATGGAACGCGGCGCGGCTGCTGCATGCCAGCGTGGAAACACCCGTCCAATACCAGCACGTGTGA
- a CDS encoding winged helix-turn-helix domain-containing protein codes for MSDAFLFGPFYLDPGTRTLTEAGGPISLGSRAFDILLALVEASGDVVTRKQLMAIAWPGRIVEESNIRVQVAHLRKALGCGQNGARYIASVAGRGYCFVGEVGRHAARDAVPALEPQTPQVSALAARKALPHVPAPLQRAIGREESTAELATLVSQHRLVSVVGPGGSGKTTLAILAAHALDLFGDAIFFVDLSMADGDERVLEEIASAVAFRPSGSVTVAGLAEFLRGRTALLLLDNCEHVIAGVAALCTQVIVQAPAISIMCTSREAIRVAGEHVYLLRPLASPPHTGQLTARQSAVWPAVQLFVERATEGGAVDVLGDRSAATIAAICRRLDGNPFAIELVASRVGTYGVQGVSQSLASQAALRWPGRRDALPRHQTVEAMLDWTYQLLPPRARLALHRLSVFSGRFSMEAAIQIVGDERLDPLHSGAAIADLVDRSLVSARVKSGRTHLRLLDTTRSYAAVKLAAEPDRDDVARRHAIYYMSELRRRGTAFGSHPGESPRDNEDELSNARIAIDWCFGRTGDASIAVEMSALAAPVLLQCRLLNECERCCVRALDRLPAALRSGHAELVLLEALAVTHGLMARFGDDVDVVLQRALDLSPVLGEHRVTMHLWAARYVNLLGLARFSESLRLAEQYAQLAEIEGSATDVIVAGWMVGTSHHLLGSHLSAEQSFNASRSLQSQSGVRALQYFEGKVKIMSHICMARTKWILGQPKQALQRAIATIDEARLQRDTLFGCVQMCLPIYLLNDMDATAEALIDEVQQVSSEFRIGSRPYNIEMAKGLLFQYRGQLVDAEVQMRKSLPGLRVAFLRFDALQTTAEVLLANGQAEEALTLIDEAILLSEDTGAAFSLPDLLRTKAEVLMALPGTPPEKAPRLLREAMEHAVEQGMLGWQVKIALTIARLQAAKGRGDEARRLLQDVCSRFTEGFDTSLLRTALHASETL; via the coding sequence ATGAGCGACGCATTCCTGTTCGGTCCCTTCTACCTCGACCCCGGTACGCGCACGCTGACGGAGGCTGGTGGCCCGATCTCCTTGGGGAGCCGCGCCTTCGACATCCTTCTGGCGCTGGTGGAAGCCTCAGGGGATGTGGTGACCCGCAAACAGTTGATGGCGATCGCCTGGCCTGGGCGGATCGTGGAGGAATCCAACATCCGCGTGCAGGTGGCCCATCTTCGAAAAGCGCTGGGGTGCGGCCAGAACGGAGCGCGCTACATCGCGAGCGTAGCTGGTCGCGGGTACTGTTTCGTCGGCGAGGTTGGGCGCCATGCCGCGCGCGACGCGGTGCCAGCGCTTGAACCGCAGACGCCACAGGTAAGCGCGTTAGCCGCCCGTAAGGCATTGCCTCACGTGCCAGCGCCGCTGCAGCGTGCGATCGGTCGCGAGGAGAGCACGGCCGAGCTGGCGACACTGGTCTCGCAGCATCGGCTCGTCAGCGTCGTCGGCCCCGGTGGCAGCGGCAAGACGACACTGGCCATACTGGCCGCCCATGCGCTCGACTTGTTCGGAGATGCGATCTTCTTCGTCGACCTGAGCATGGCCGATGGCGACGAACGCGTGCTGGAGGAGATCGCATCCGCCGTCGCATTCAGGCCATCCGGCAGCGTGACCGTGGCAGGCCTTGCCGAGTTTCTGCGCGGACGCACGGCGCTGCTCCTGCTGGACAACTGCGAGCACGTCATCGCCGGTGTGGCCGCGCTGTGCACGCAGGTCATCGTGCAGGCTCCGGCCATTTCGATCATGTGCACGAGCCGCGAGGCGATCCGCGTCGCCGGCGAGCACGTATATCTTCTTCGTCCCCTGGCTTCGCCCCCTCACACCGGCCAGCTCACCGCGAGGCAGTCTGCGGTCTGGCCCGCCGTGCAGCTTTTCGTGGAGCGCGCAACGGAAGGTGGGGCGGTCGATGTCCTGGGCGACCGAAGTGCGGCAACCATCGCCGCGATCTGCCGCCGCCTGGACGGCAATCCGTTTGCGATCGAACTGGTGGCCAGTCGCGTCGGGACCTACGGCGTGCAGGGGGTGTCGCAGTCGCTGGCGAGCCAGGCGGCGCTGCGCTGGCCAGGGCGCCGAGATGCCTTGCCTCGCCACCAGACCGTCGAAGCCATGCTCGATTGGACTTACCAGCTGCTGCCTCCGCGTGCTCGCCTGGCGCTGCACCGGCTCTCCGTGTTCTCGGGACGCTTTTCGATGGAAGCGGCCATTCAGATCGTCGGCGACGAGCGACTGGATCCTTTGCACTCCGGCGCCGCGATTGCGGACCTTGTGGACAGGTCGCTGGTATCGGCGCGAGTCAAGTCCGGACGGACGCACCTGCGTCTTCTCGACACGACTCGGAGCTACGCCGCCGTGAAATTGGCTGCGGAGCCTGATCGGGACGACGTCGCGCGCCGGCACGCCATCTACTACATGAGTGAGCTTCGCCGTCGTGGTACTGCTTTCGGCTCGCATCCGGGTGAGAGTCCGCGCGACAATGAGGATGAACTGAGTAACGCCCGCATCGCCATTGACTGGTGTTTCGGTAGGACGGGCGATGCAAGTATCGCGGTGGAGATGAGCGCTCTCGCCGCGCCCGTGTTGCTGCAGTGTCGACTTCTCAATGAATGCGAACGCTGCTGCGTGCGTGCGCTCGACCGGCTTCCGGCAGCACTTCGATCGGGTCACGCCGAGCTGGTGCTCCTTGAAGCGCTGGCGGTCACGCATGGGCTGATGGCCCGGTTCGGAGACGACGTGGACGTCGTCCTGCAACGTGCCCTGGATCTCAGCCCGGTACTCGGAGAGCACCGCGTCACGATGCACTTGTGGGCCGCGCGATACGTGAACTTGCTGGGGCTGGCTCGCTTCAGCGAATCGCTACGTCTCGCCGAGCAGTACGCACAGTTGGCCGAGATCGAAGGCAGTGCGACCGATGTCATAGTTGCTGGATGGATGGTCGGCACGTCTCACCACTTGCTAGGTTCGCACCTGTCGGCGGAGCAGTCGTTCAACGCCAGCCGCAGTTTGCAGTCGCAGTCCGGTGTGCGAGCACTGCAGTACTTCGAAGGCAAGGTGAAGATCATGTCGCATATCTGCATGGCGCGGACGAAGTGGATTCTGGGCCAGCCGAAGCAGGCACTGCAGCGCGCTATAGCGACCATCGACGAAGCGAGACTGCAACGAGACACTCTGTTCGGTTGTGTCCAGATGTGCCTTCCAATCTATCTCCTGAACGACATGGATGCCACGGCCGAGGCACTGATAGACGAAGTTCAGCAGGTTTCCAGCGAGTTCCGCATAGGATCGCGCCCGTACAACATCGAGATGGCAAAGGGACTGTTGTTCCAGTATCGCGGGCAACTGGTGGATGCCGAAGTGCAGATGCGCAAGAGCCTGCCGGGACTGAGGGTCGCCTTCCTGCGCTTTGATGCACTGCAAACGACGGCCGAGGTGCTGCTGGCAAATGGGCAGGCGGAGGAGGCCCTCACCCTCATCGATGAAGCGATCCTGCTGTCGGAAGACACGGGCGCGGCCTTCAGTCTCCCGGACCTGCTCAGAACCAAGGCCGAAGTCCTCATGGCCTTGCCCGGCACCCCCCCAGAAAAGGCACCTCGCCTGTTGCGCGAAGCCATGGAGCACGCAGTCGAGCAGGGTATGCTGGGTTGGCAGGTCAAGATTGCGCTCACTATTGCCCGCCTCCAGGCCGCAAAAGGTAGAGGCGATGAGGCGCGCCGCTTGCTTCAGGACGTGTGTTCGCGCTTCACCGAAGGATTTGACACGTCGCTGCTGAGAACGGCCCTCCACGCTTCGGAAACACTGTAG
- a CDS encoding type 1 glutamine amidotransferase domain-containing protein, with the protein MSGKPPEDGFDEKDKGQSDFLGSAAYRRLGHSRRLKDVDVLNYDAIFFPGGLGPMADVATDPDVKKAVRQAWDAGKVVAAVCHGPCAFLGVELEDGTPLARGRKLTSFSTAEEDGYARKDVPFDLESALRDEGAEHSSAPPWQPKLVVDGRLITGQNPASGALVGKAIVEALQRV; encoded by the coding sequence ATGAGCGGCAAGCCACCCGAGGACGGATTCGATGAAAAGGACAAGGGCCAGTCCGACTTCCTCGGCAGCGCGGCCTATCGTCGCCTCGGCCACAGCCGGCGCCTCAAGGACGTCGATGTCCTCAACTACGACGCCATCTTCTTTCCTGGCGGGCTGGGACCGATGGCCGATGTCGCAACCGACCCTGACGTGAAGAAGGCGGTGCGACAAGCCTGGGACGCTGGCAAGGTCGTCGCGGCGGTATGCCACGGGCCGTGCGCCTTTCTCGGCGTCGAACTGGAGGACGGCACCCCACTGGCTCGGGGCCGCAAACTCACCTCCTTCTCCACCGCTGAAGAAGATGGCTACGCCCGCAAGGACGTGCCCTTCGATCTCGAAAGCGCGCTCAGGGATGAAGGCGCCGAGCATTCGTCGGCGCCGCCGTGGCAGCCGAAGCTCGTGGTCGATGGCCGCCTGATCACCGGCCAGAATCCGGCTTCGGGTGCGTTGGTCGGCAAGGCGATCGTGGAGGCGCTCCAGCGCGTCTGA
- a CDS encoding NAD(P)-dependent alcohol dehydrogenase: MKAARIHEYTKPLVLEDIPVPDIKPDEVLVKVQACGMCRSDVLLIDKFFLNYGTLPMPIIPGHEIAGVIDRMGSQVNEGLGLKEGDSVVVAPGWGDGVCRHCLEGNTQICPNVRWPGFGLWGGFAEYVPVPARYVVKVDPRMKPEEIAPLTDAGLTPYRGLKKLRDGGALGPDRVLGIFGIGGLGAYAVQYAKQLGNGCQVVAFARNEEKLAVAKKYGADHLITIGNKSAADVSKELKQATGQADLDAVLDCAGATATVQLALSLLSISGHYVDVGFVGDKIDVPLFPRVSREQTIQGSFWGNNIDLGEVMALAARGKIQHTITTIEFDDINTYIDRLRVNDVVGRAVLKF; encoded by the coding sequence ATGAAAGCCGCACGCATCCATGAGTACACCAAGCCACTGGTTCTTGAGGACATTCCTGTCCCGGACATCAAACCGGACGAGGTGCTTGTCAAGGTTCAGGCATGCGGCATGTGTCGCAGTGACGTCCTGCTCATCGACAAGTTCTTCCTCAACTACGGCACCCTGCCGATGCCAATCATCCCCGGCCACGAGATCGCCGGCGTGATCGACCGCATGGGTTCACAGGTCAATGAAGGGCTCGGGCTCAAGGAAGGTGACAGCGTTGTTGTCGCCCCCGGGTGGGGAGACGGTGTCTGTCGCCATTGCCTGGAGGGAAACACCCAGATCTGCCCGAACGTGCGGTGGCCGGGCTTCGGTCTGTGGGGCGGATTCGCCGAGTACGTCCCGGTGCCGGCACGCTATGTAGTGAAGGTCGACCCGCGGATGAAGCCTGAGGAAATCGCACCGCTCACCGACGCCGGCCTGACGCCGTATCGCGGGCTCAAGAAGCTGCGCGATGGCGGAGCACTAGGACCTGATCGGGTACTTGGAATCTTCGGCATCGGCGGTCTGGGCGCGTATGCGGTGCAGTACGCCAAGCAGCTTGGCAACGGCTGCCAGGTGGTTGCCTTCGCGCGCAACGAGGAGAAGCTCGCCGTCGCGAAGAAATACGGCGCCGACCACCTCATAACAATCGGCAACAAGAGCGCGGCGGACGTAAGCAAGGAGCTCAAACAGGCGACTGGCCAGGCCGATCTGGACGCAGTACTGGATTGCGCCGGCGCGACGGCGACGGTGCAGCTTGCGCTAAGCCTGTTATCCATCAGCGGGCACTACGTGGACGTCGGATTCGTTGGCGACAAGATCGATGTGCCGCTGTTCCCACGAGTTTCGCGCGAGCAGACAATCCAGGGGTCGTTCTGGGGCAACAATATCGACCTTGGAGAAGTGATGGCACTGGCCGCACGTGGAAAGATCCAGCACACGATCACCACGATCGAGTTCGACGACATCAACACCTACATCGACCGACTCCGCGTCAATGACGTGGTGGGCCGCGCCGTACTGAAGTTCTGA
- a CDS encoding heme-binding protein, whose protein sequence is MPRTLRTLTLDDAKHMLDAAERTATRIGIPYNIAVVDAGGHLIAFTRQDDALIGSIDLAIHKATTARIFSKTTELLSHLAQPGAELFGIGQSNAGEVVIFGGGIPVFVNDEIVGAVGSSAGSVEQDIEVAQAALDALNLRLQRNELARATQRGSARQDIE, encoded by the coding sequence ATGCCTCGAACCCTCCGCACCCTGACGCTCGATGACGCCAAGCACATGCTGGACGCCGCCGAGCGGACGGCAACGCGAATCGGTATCCCGTACAACATCGCCGTCGTTGACGCCGGCGGCCATCTGATCGCGTTCACCCGACAGGACGATGCCCTCATTGGCAGCATCGATCTTGCGATCCATAAGGCCACGACGGCCCGCATCTTCTCCAAGACGACCGAACTGCTGTCCCATCTGGCCCAACCCGGTGCCGAATTGTTCGGCATCGGACAGAGCAATGCGGGAGAGGTTGTCATCTTCGGCGGCGGTATACCTGTCTTCGTCAATGACGAGATCGTCGGAGCGGTTGGCAGTAGCGCGGGCTCCGTCGAACAGGACATTGAGGTAGCACAGGCAGCGCTTGATGCGCTGAACCTTCGCTTGCAACGCAATGAGCTGGCGCGCGCGACGCAGCGCGGATCCGCGCGTCAGGACATCGAATAA
- a CDS encoding monovalent cation:proton antiporter-2 (CPA2) family protein: MALEASGSSQLIQAVTLLGAAVIMVPLFRRLGLGSVLGYLVAGLAVGPFGLGWFTEPEAILHVAELGVVMFLFVVGLEMRPSHLWELRQQIFGLGTLQIITCAIALTAAGMLMGWPFRVAFIGALGFVLTSTAIVMQLLSERGDLARANGQRIVSILLLEDLMIVPLLAMVAWLAPAHATSATSHRGLSMLIGILALLTLIAAGRWLLNPLFRILAGSKAREVLTAGALLVVLGAALLMQAGGLSMAMGAFVAGVLLAESSFRHQLEADIEPFRGILLGLFFLGVGMALDVSIVRADWGLIVTGVLALMATKGLCIYAVARLTGSGHGESIDRASLMALGGEFAFVLYAAASTTGVISTQANARLTAMVVLSMALTPLVTLLVRRFVPACKAQAIATIDRAVGLSGSVLMIGFGRFGQVVSQPLLARDVDVTIIDTDVEMIQAAADFGFKIYYGDGTRLDVLQAAGADEAKIIAICVDQCEVANEIVDLCKIQFPQATLIVRAYDREHAWHLAGEGITRQVRETFESALRFGTLTLRELGLTPTQARDIAREVRRRDADRFAYELAGGDWVTGAVMSFSKRPRPAPLTPPRRESQALNQAAEVAARLED, from the coding sequence ATGGCACTTGAAGCGTCCGGCAGCAGTCAGCTGATCCAGGCGGTCACCCTGCTCGGCGCAGCGGTGATCATGGTCCCGCTGTTCCGGCGACTGGGCCTGGGTTCGGTACTTGGCTATCTGGTCGCCGGTTTGGCCGTAGGGCCATTCGGGCTGGGTTGGTTCACCGAACCGGAGGCAATCCTCCACGTCGCCGAGCTTGGCGTCGTGATGTTCCTGTTCGTCGTGGGGCTGGAAATGCGCCCCTCGCACCTGTGGGAACTGCGACAGCAGATCTTCGGACTGGGAACCTTGCAAATCATCACCTGCGCCATCGCGCTGACCGCGGCTGGCATGCTGATGGGCTGGCCATTCAGGGTCGCGTTCATTGGTGCGCTCGGCTTCGTCTTGACTTCGACGGCGATCGTGATGCAACTGCTGTCCGAGCGCGGCGACCTGGCTCGCGCGAACGGTCAGCGCATCGTTTCGATCCTTCTGCTCGAGGACCTGATGATCGTGCCACTGCTGGCGATGGTCGCGTGGTTGGCGCCCGCACATGCCACCTCGGCAACATCGCACCGCGGCCTGTCCATGCTGATCGGAATCCTGGCACTGTTGACCCTGATCGCTGCGGGACGCTGGTTGTTGAACCCCCTGTTCCGGATACTGGCCGGCTCCAAGGCCCGTGAAGTCCTTACGGCGGGGGCGCTTCTGGTCGTCCTGGGTGCGGCTCTTCTCATGCAGGCCGGCGGTCTGTCGATGGCGATGGGGGCGTTCGTGGCCGGCGTCCTGCTGGCCGAATCCAGCTTCCGTCATCAGCTCGAAGCCGACATCGAACCGTTCCGGGGCATCCTGCTCGGGCTGTTCTTCCTCGGCGTCGGCATGGCGTTGGACGTGTCGATTGTGCGCGCCGACTGGGGCCTCATCGTGACGGGCGTTCTGGCCCTGATGGCAACCAAGGGCCTGTGCATCTATGCCGTAGCCCGCCTGACGGGCAGCGGTCATGGAGAATCCATTGACCGCGCGTCGCTGATGGCCCTGGGTGGCGAGTTCGCATTCGTTCTGTACGCCGCGGCGAGTACCACCGGCGTCATCAGCACACAGGCGAACGCACGCCTGACCGCCATGGTGGTGCTCTCGATGGCGCTGACACCTCTGGTCACCTTGCTGGTCCGACGGTTCGTACCCGCGTGCAAAGCACAGGCGATCGCCACCATTGATCGCGCCGTGGGGCTATCCGGAAGCGTACTGATGATCGGTTTTGGCCGCTTCGGACAGGTGGTCAGCCAGCCCCTGCTTGCGCGCGACGTGGATGTCACGATCATCGACACCGACGTCGAAATGATCCAGGCAGCGGCGGACTTCGGCTTCAAGATCTACTACGGAGACGGCACACGCCTTGACGTCCTACAGGCTGCCGGCGCCGACGAGGCGAAGATCATCGCGATCTGCGTCGACCAGTGCGAAGTGGCGAACGAGATCGTGGACCTGTGCAAGATTCAGTTCCCCCAGGCCACTCTGATTGTGCGCGCCTACGATCGAGAGCACGCCTGGCACCTTGCCGGCGAAGGTATCACCCGCCAAGTGCGCGAAACTTTTGAATCAGCGCTTCGTTTTGGCACGCTAACGCTCCGCGAACTTGGCCTCACGCCGACGCAGGCGCGGGATATCGCCAGGGAGGTGCGTCGTCGCGATGCCGACCGCTTCGCGTATGAGCTCGCGGGCGGCGACTGGGTCACCGGCGCTGTCATGAGCTTCTCGAAACGTCCCCGCCCCGCTCCGCTGACGCCTCCGCGGCGCGAAAGCCAGGCATTGAACCAAGCGGCTGAAGTGGCGGCACGCTTGGAGGACTGA
- a CDS encoding L-dopachrome tautomerase-related protein, with the protein MNGNRAATLTALLLLAACSRQSEVASSDLTSSGLAPVTVAPASSQPKVGQVEIVAELDITPGNVTVSKDGRMFASVHGMRRGPVQLIEVTGRDSYAPFPDSAWNAKPGSGKDVLNTPHGVVIDSHDRLWVIDHGNWMPTPQPPKLLAFDIASRKLAFRHDFKKTTAPAGQILQDLAVDGERGFVYVADCGPDPAIVMVDTNKDTARRFSGHPSLQTEDVELVVEGKPLLFPGAGGRMGPARVGVNPITLSADGETIFFGSMNGTSWYSVPARLFREGATDAEIGNRITRVGAKPLSDGAATDAEGNHFITNLPDNGIDLLTKDGKLHALVRDPRFLWADNAHFGQDSWLYVAINQLHRNPIFTGAEDRGQPPYLIARVWTGTRGQPGR; encoded by the coding sequence ATGAACGGCAACCGTGCAGCGACCTTGACCGCACTCCTGCTGCTCGCGGCGTGTTCGCGGCAGAGCGAGGTGGCATCCTCCGACCTGACCTCCTCCGGTCTCGCCCCCGTCACCGTCGCTCCAGCGTCGTCCCAGCCGAAGGTGGGACAGGTCGAGATCGTGGCTGAACTCGACATCACACCAGGCAATGTCACCGTATCGAAGGACGGCCGGATGTTCGCGAGCGTGCATGGCATGCGACGCGGCCCCGTGCAGCTCATCGAAGTGACCGGACGTGACAGCTACGCACCGTTTCCCGACTCGGCATGGAATGCGAAGCCGGGTTCTGGCAAGGACGTCCTGAACACGCCGCACGGTGTAGTGATCGACAGCCACGACCGTCTGTGGGTGATCGACCACGGCAACTGGATGCCGACTCCACAACCACCGAAACTGCTGGCGTTCGACATTGCCTCTCGCAAACTAGCGTTTCGGCATGACTTCAAGAAGACCACCGCACCCGCCGGACAGATCCTTCAGGACCTCGCCGTCGATGGCGAACGCGGCTTTGTCTACGTCGCCGACTGCGGGCCCGATCCAGCAATCGTCATGGTCGATACGAACAAGGACACCGCCCGGCGCTTCAGTGGCCATCCCTCGCTGCAGACCGAGGACGTCGAGCTCGTGGTGGAAGGAAAGCCCCTGCTCTTCCCCGGCGCAGGCGGGCGCATGGGACCTGCGCGCGTGGGCGTCAATCCGATCACCCTCTCGGCCGACGGCGAGACGATCTTTTTCGGTTCCATGAACGGGACCAGCTGGTATTCAGTGCCGGCGCGATTGTTCCGTGAAGGCGCAACCGACGCAGAGATCGGCAACCGCATCACGCGCGTGGGTGCCAAGCCTCTCTCTGACGGCGCGGCGACGGATGCGGAAGGCAATCACTTCATCACCAACCTTCCCGACAACGGCATTGACCTGCTGACAAAGGACGGAAAGCTGCACGCGCTGGTTCGAGATCCGCGCTTCCTGTGGGCCGATAACGCCCACTTCGGCCAGGACTCCTGGCTGTACGTCGCGATCAACCAGCTGCACCGGAATCCGATCTTCACCGGCGCGGAGGATCGGGGACAGCCACCCTATCTCATAGCGCGCGTTTGGACGGGAACTCGTGGACAGCCCGGACGCTGA
- a CDS encoding glycine betaine ABC transporter substrate-binding protein, with translation MPHVSFSRRIVLGSIAGAVAGLAAPRARGERDTVVLGLVSLSFYAVVGAVVRRVLELLGHEVKVREGPHESMFPLLSEGAVDLMVAAWLPEGHAEYWERYGRQAREVARLYDGARFFWAVPEYVPLESVATIGDLAAPQVMARMTRDIQAIGPGATITTASATVLARYGLADIYRVLPGSSALWLDTYRRLSAQRIWFVFPTWTPQFLNNAGTLRVLCDPLGVLGHTNHAALVAPSARFDALPSRTRDVLSRVQLSLEDVNLMDWAVNVDGRSTQEAARDWLQANPHRLARWLGEPEITID, from the coding sequence ATGCCCCATGTGTCGTTCTCGCGCCGAATTGTCCTCGGGTCGATCGCTGGCGCGGTCGCGGGCCTCGCTGCCCCCAGGGCCCGCGGCGAGCGCGATACCGTCGTCCTCGGGTTGGTATCGCTCAGCTTCTACGCGGTGGTCGGTGCTGTAGTCCGACGCGTGCTCGAACTTCTTGGACACGAGGTAAAGGTGCGTGAAGGGCCGCACGAATCGATGTTTCCCCTGCTGTCGGAGGGCGCCGTCGACCTGATGGTCGCTGCGTGGCTGCCCGAAGGGCATGCAGAATACTGGGAGCGCTACGGCCGCCAGGCACGCGAAGTGGCGCGCCTGTACGACGGCGCGCGTTTCTTCTGGGCCGTGCCTGAGTATGTTCCGCTGGAGTCCGTCGCGACGATTGGCGATCTTGCTGCGCCGCAGGTCATGGCGCGGATGACGCGCGACATCCAGGCGATCGGGCCAGGTGCGACCATCACGACGGCCTCCGCAACGGTGCTCGCGCGCTACGGACTCGCCGACATCTACCGCGTTCTACCGGGATCATCCGCGCTCTGGCTGGACACGTACCGACGCCTCTCCGCGCAGCGCATCTGGTTCGTATTCCCGACATGGACGCCACAGTTCCTGAACAACGCTGGCACGCTGCGTGTTTTGTGCGATCCACTCGGCGTTCTTGGTCATACGAACCACGCCGCGCTGGTCGCTCCGTCGGCGCGTTTCGACGCGCTTCCTTCGCGAACGCGCGACGTGCTTTCGCGCGTGCAGCTCAGCCTCGAAGACGTGAACCTCATGGATTGGGCGGTCAACGTCGATGGCCGCTCGACCCAGGAAGCGGCCCGGGACTGGCTCCAAGCCAATCCGCACCGCCTCGCCCGCTGGCTCGGCGAGCCCGAGATCACGATCGATTGA